A genomic window from Providencia alcalifaciens includes:
- the ptsI gene encoding phosphoenolpyruvate-protein phosphotransferase PtsI, with the protein MISGILVSPGFAFGQALILKEDPIVVSTRKITDEQIDKEIQNFIDGRNKSAEQLSLIKDKAEKNLGAEKAEIFEGHIMLLEDEELEQEIVSLIKGDKKTADAAVYSVIEDQAQALEALDDEYLKERAADVRDIGKRLLRNILNMPIVDLSAITEEVILVAPDLTPSETAQLNLDKVLGFITDLGGRTSHTSIMARSLEIPAIVGTTDATSKVKNGDFIVLDGVNNKVYLNPSESEIDKLKAFNTEYLKEKEELAKLKDLPAMTLDGHQVEVCANIGTVRDVAGAERNGAEGVGLYRTEFLFMDRDALPTEEEQFQAYKAVAEAMGSQAVIVRTMDIGGDKDLPYMNLPKEENPFLGWRAIRICLDRKEILHSQLRAILRASKFGKLRIMFPMVISVEEVRELKAELEMLKEQLREEGKAFDETIEVGIMVETPAAAVIAHHLAKEVDFFSIGTNDLTQYTLAVDRGNELISHLYNPMSPAVLNLIKQVIDASHAEGKWTGMCGELAGDERATLLLLGMGLDEFSMSAISIPRIKKLIRNANFADTQALAEQALAQPTADELMKLVDTFIQEKTLC; encoded by the coding sequence ATGATTTCAGGAATTTTAGTATCCCCAGGTTTTGCTTTTGGTCAGGCTCTCATCCTCAAAGAAGATCCTATTGTTGTCAGCACCCGTAAAATCACTGACGAACAAATCGATAAAGAGATCCAAAACTTCATTGATGGACGTAATAAATCAGCTGAACAGCTTAGCCTTATCAAAGATAAAGCAGAAAAAAATCTTGGTGCGGAAAAAGCTGAGATTTTTGAAGGTCATATCATGCTGCTGGAAGATGAAGAATTAGAGCAAGAAATTGTCTCTCTCATCAAAGGCGATAAAAAAACTGCAGATGCGGCGGTTTACTCAGTCATTGAAGACCAAGCCCAAGCATTAGAAGCATTAGATGACGAATACCTAAAAGAGCGTGCTGCTGACGTACGCGACATTGGTAAACGCCTACTCAGAAATATTCTTAATATGCCGATTGTGGATTTAAGCGCAATCACCGAAGAAGTTATTTTAGTCGCCCCTGATTTGACCCCATCCGAAACCGCTCAGTTAAACTTAGACAAAGTATTAGGTTTTATCACTGATCTCGGTGGTCGTACTTCCCATACCTCTATCATGGCGCGTTCACTGGAAATTCCTGCGATTGTGGGTACCACCGATGCAACCAGCAAAGTGAAAAATGGCGACTTTATCGTGCTTGATGGCGTCAACAATAAAGTTTATCTAAACCCATCAGAAAGCGAAATTGACAAACTCAAAGCATTCAATACTGAATACTTGAAAGAAAAAGAAGAGCTCGCAAAATTAAAAGATTTACCCGCAATGACCCTCGATGGCCATCAAGTTGAAGTCTGTGCAAACATCGGTACTGTCCGTGATGTCGCGGGTGCTGAGCGTAATGGTGCAGAAGGTGTAGGTTTATACCGCACTGAATTCTTATTTATGGACAGAGACGCTCTGCCAACAGAAGAAGAGCAATTCCAAGCGTATAAAGCTGTGGCCGAAGCCATGGGCAGCCAAGCAGTGATTGTACGTACAATGGATATTGGTGGCGATAAAGACTTACCTTACATGAACTTACCAAAGGAAGAGAACCCATTCCTTGGCTGGCGTGCAATTCGTATTTGTCTTGACCGCAAAGAAATTCTACACTCTCAATTAAGAGCTATTTTAAGGGCATCTAAATTTGGTAAACTGCGTATCATGTTCCCGATGGTTATTTCTGTCGAAGAAGTTCGAGAACTGAAAGCAGAACTTGAGATGCTTAAAGAGCAGCTACGAGAAGAAGGTAAAGCCTTTGATGAAACGATTGAAGTCGGTATTATGGTGGAAACGCCAGCTGCGGCAGTCATTGCACATCATTTGGCGAAGGAAGTTGATTTCTTTAGTATTGGGACGAATGATCTCACTCAATACACTTTAGCGGTTGACCGTGGTAATGAGCTGATTTCACACCTTTATAATCCGATGTCTCCAGCCGTCTTGAACTTGATCAAACAAGTGATTGACGCTTCTCACGCAGAAGGTAAATGGACGGGTATGTGTGGTGAATTAGCAGGTGATGAACGTGCAACCTTATTGCTGTTAGGCATGGGGCTGGACGAATTTAGTATGAGCGCAATCTCAATTCCTCGTATCAAAAAGCTAATTCGTAATGCGAATTTTGCAGATACTCAGGCGCTAGCGGAACAAGCACTTGCTCAACCAACAGCCGATGAATTGATGAAACTTGTCGATACCTTTATCCAAGAAAAAACGTTATGCTAA
- the crr gene encoding PTS glucose transporter subunit IIA, with the protein MGLFDKLKSLVSEDKSSSGNIEIIAPLSGEIVNIEDVPDVVFAEKIVGDGIAIKPSGNKIVAPVDGTIGKIFETNHAFSIESDDGIELFVHFGIDTVELKGEGFKRIAEEGQSVKKGDVVIEFDLALLEEKAKSVLTPVVISNMDEIKELNKLSGAVTVGETVIMRIKK; encoded by the coding sequence ATGGGTCTGTTTGACAAACTGAAATCACTAGTTTCGGAAGACAAGAGTAGCAGTGGCAATATTGAAATTATCGCGCCATTATCAGGCGAGATAGTCAATATTGAAGATGTACCAGACGTTGTGTTCGCAGAAAAAATTGTTGGTGACGGTATTGCTATCAAGCCTTCTGGCAACAAAATTGTGGCTCCGGTTGATGGTACAATCGGTAAAATCTTTGAAACTAACCATGCGTTTTCTATTGAATCTGATGATGGTATCGAACTGTTTGTTCACTTCGGTATTGATACTGTTGAACTCAAAGGCGAAGGCTTTAAACGTATCGCAGAAGAAGGCCAATCTGTGAAAAAAGGCGACGTTGTCATTGAGTTTGACTTAGCCCTGTTAGAAGAAAAAGCAAAATCAGTTCTAACTCCAGTTGTTATTTCAAACATGGACGAGATCAAAGAGCTGAATAAATTAAGCGGTGCCGTGACTGTAGGTGAAACAGTCATTATGCGTATTAAGAAATAA
- the cysM gene encoding cysteine synthase CysM, which yields MSTLEQFIGHTPLVRLQRLTEGLGAEIWVKLEGNNPAGSVKDRAAFSMINEAEKRGEIKPGDTLIEATSGNTGIALAMIAAVKGYKLKLLMPDNMSHERKASMQAYGAELILVSTTVGMEGARDLAQEMASRGEGKVLDQFNNPDNPLAHFKTTGPEIWQQTAGRITHFVSSMGTTGTITGVSRYLKRQSQDVEIVGLQPAEKSQIPGIRRWSPEYLPGIFDSKLVDTVLDINQQEAEDTMRALAKREGIFCGVSSGGAVAGALRVAKENPNAVIVAIICDRGDRYLSTGVFDK from the coding sequence GTGTCAACGTTGGAACAGTTTATTGGTCATACGCCGTTGGTTCGCTTGCAACGTCTAACGGAAGGTTTAGGTGCGGAAATCTGGGTAAAGCTTGAAGGAAATAACCCTGCCGGTTCAGTAAAAGATAGAGCAGCATTTTCGATGATCAACGAAGCGGAAAAACGCGGGGAGATCAAACCGGGAGATACGCTTATTGAAGCAACCAGTGGCAATACAGGGATCGCTTTAGCGATGATTGCTGCGGTGAAAGGTTACAAACTGAAACTGTTAATGCCAGACAACATGAGCCATGAGCGTAAAGCGTCTATGCAAGCTTATGGTGCAGAACTTATTTTAGTTAGCACGACAGTAGGAATGGAAGGGGCGAGGGACTTGGCTCAAGAAATGGCAAGCCGAGGCGAAGGGAAAGTGTTAGACCAATTTAATAACCCTGATAATCCTTTAGCCCATTTTAAAACCACAGGACCAGAAATCTGGCAACAAACTGCTGGCCGAATTACCCATTTTGTTTCCAGCATGGGGACGACAGGTACCATCACTGGCGTGAGTCGCTACTTAAAGCGTCAATCACAAGATGTGGAAATTGTTGGCTTGCAACCCGCTGAAAAGAGCCAAATTCCGGGTATTCGTCGTTGGTCTCCAGAGTATTTACCGGGGATTTTTGACAGCAAATTAGTGGATACTGTGCTCGATATTAATCAGCAAGAAGCCGAAGACACGATGCGAGCCTTAGCAAAACGTGAGGGTATTTTCTGTGGTGTGAGTTCAGGCGGTGCGGTAGCAGGGGCGTTGCGTGTGGCAAAAGAGAACCCTAATGCTGTGATTGTGGCAATTATTTGTGACCGCGGTGACCGTTATTTGTCGACAGGCGTTTTTGATAAGTAA
- the cysA gene encoding sulfate/thiosulfate ABC transporter ATP-binding protein CysA: protein MSIEINHVGKLFGKTSVLNNISLDIGSGEMVALLGPSGSGKTTLLRIIAGLEQQSHGSLRFHGQDVSQIHAKDRRVGFVFQHYALFRHMTVFENVAFGLTVLPRKQRPSKTAIKQKAMALLEMVQLAHLAERFPSQLSGGQKQRVALARALAVEPQILLLDEPFGALDAQVRIELRRWLRQLHEELKFTSVFVTHDQEEAMEVADRIVVMSQGHIEQVGTPNEIWQSPETRFVLEFMGEVNKIPGQIRGSQLQIANFTFPLAQVSTQQGEVDVFIRPWDIRLQKEMDEQHQLPVRIIESGPRGHFWQLTVQPLGWSEETLSVVWQDARTVPTRGENYYLGSQQTQIYQGKDPLFFPSLAKSA, encoded by the coding sequence ATGAGTATTGAAATTAATCATGTCGGTAAATTGTTTGGTAAAACGTCTGTGCTGAACAATATCTCATTGGATATCGGCTCAGGGGAAATGGTGGCATTATTGGGGCCATCAGGCTCTGGGAAAACCACCTTGTTGCGTATCATTGCGGGGTTAGAGCAGCAAAGCCACGGTTCGTTACGTTTCCACGGTCAAGATGTGAGCCAAATCCATGCGAAAGATAGGCGTGTCGGTTTCGTGTTTCAACATTATGCGCTGTTTCGCCATATGACAGTTTTTGAAAATGTGGCGTTTGGTTTGACCGTCTTACCCCGAAAACAGCGACCATCAAAAACGGCGATTAAGCAAAAAGCGATGGCGCTGCTTGAGATGGTGCAATTAGCCCATTTGGCTGAACGTTTTCCTTCTCAGCTTTCTGGGGGGCAAAAACAGCGGGTAGCATTGGCGAGAGCATTAGCCGTAGAGCCGCAAATTTTGCTGTTAGACGAGCCGTTTGGCGCGCTAGACGCGCAGGTGCGTATTGAGTTACGTCGTTGGTTACGTCAGCTTCATGAAGAGTTGAAATTCACAAGTGTATTTGTGACTCACGACCAAGAGGAAGCGATGGAGGTTGCCGATCGTATTGTCGTGATGAGCCAAGGGCATATTGAACAAGTCGGCACGCCTAATGAAATTTGGCAATCACCGGAAACGCGTTTTGTGCTTGAATTTATGGGGGAGGTTAACAAAATCCCTGGTCAGATCCGTGGTTCACAGTTGCAGATAGCAAACTTTACCTTCCCACTCGCGCAGGTTAGTACTCAGCAAGGGGAGGTCGATGTGTTTATTCGCCCTTGGGATATTCGCTTGCAGAAAGAAATGGATGAGCAACACCAATTACCAGTAAGGATCATTGAATCAGGCCCTCGAGGGCACTTTTGGCAATTAACTGTGCAACCTTTAGGTTGGAGTGAGGAAACCTTGTCCGTGGTATGGCAGGATGCGCGTACCGTCCCTACAAGGGGAGAAAATTACTATCTTGGCAGCCAACAAACACAAATTTATCAGGGTAAAGACCCATTATTTTTCCCCTCTCTCGCTAAAAGCGCGTAG
- the cysW gene encoding sulfate/thiosulfate ABC transporter permease CysW, with protein sequence MGQVTPFPVTHRRNINWGKWALIGIGLFFSVLLLVVPIIWIFITAFEKGLGEVLVNLSNPDMLHAIGLTILIALITVPVNLVFGVMLAWLVTRFQFPGRQLLLTLVDIPFAVSPVVAGLLYLLFYGSNSWFGGWLEGFDIQVMFSWPGMALVTIFVTCPFVVRELVPLMLSQGSQEDEAATLLGASGWKMFWRVTLPNIRWALLYGVVLTNARAIGEFGAVSVVSGAIRGETYTLPLQVELLHQDYNTVGAFTAAAILALLAIITLIVKSALQWHLSRQQTESGVH encoded by the coding sequence ATGGGCCAAGTAACGCCATTTCCAGTCACTCACCGTAGAAACATCAATTGGGGAAAATGGGCGCTCATTGGAATTGGGCTATTTTTCTCGGTACTGCTGCTGGTGGTGCCAATTATTTGGATTTTTATCACCGCATTTGAAAAGGGGTTGGGTGAAGTCCTCGTCAACTTAAGTAACCCAGACATGCTCCATGCTATCGGGTTAACGATTCTTATCGCGTTGATCACCGTGCCTGTTAACTTGGTTTTTGGCGTGATGCTGGCATGGCTGGTGACGCGTTTTCAGTTTCCGGGGCGCCAACTGTTATTGACCTTAGTTGATATTCCTTTTGCGGTTTCACCTGTGGTGGCGGGGCTACTCTATTTACTCTTTTACGGCTCGAATAGTTGGTTTGGCGGCTGGTTAGAAGGCTTTGATATTCAGGTGATGTTTTCATGGCCGGGTATGGCGTTGGTCACTATTTTTGTGACATGCCCATTTGTCGTCAGAGAGCTAGTGCCATTGATGCTAAGTCAGGGAAGCCAAGAGGACGAAGCAGCAACATTATTGGGTGCTTCAGGTTGGAAAATGTTTTGGCGAGTCACTCTACCTAATATTCGTTGGGCGCTACTTTATGGCGTGGTATTAACCAATGCGCGTGCCATTGGTGAGTTTGGTGCTGTGTCTGTGGTCTCGGGCGCTATTCGTGGTGAAACTTACACATTACCCCTGCAAGTAGAGTTGCTTCATCAAGATTACAATACGGTAGGCGCGTTCACTGCTGCGGCTATTTTAGCGTTATTAGCGATTATTACCTTGATTGTGAAAAGTGCTTTGCAATGGCATTTAAGCCGGCAGCAAACTGAGTCAGGAGTCCATTAA